The sequence below is a genomic window from Lolium perenne isolate Kyuss_39 chromosome 7, Kyuss_2.0, whole genome shotgun sequence.
GCAGCTACTTTGCTGAGATGAAGAGGGAGGGAGTGGCGGCGAATGTGGTGACACTTAGCACCTTTGTGGATGCGTTCTGCAAGGAGGGGATGGTACGAGAGGCCATGAAGCTGTTTGCGCAGATGAGGATGAGGGGCATGGCGCCGAATGAGGTCACGTATACGTGCTTGGTTGATGGGACCTGTAAGGCAGGTAGGCTTGACGATGCCCTTGTTTTGCTTGATGAAATGGTGAAGCAGGGTGTCCCGTTGAATGTGGTCACGTATACCGTGCTAGTTGATGCCCTTTGCAAAGAGGGCAAGGTTGTGGAAGCGGAAGATGTTTTTAGGATGATGGAGAGAGCTGGCGTCAAAGCCAACGAGCTGGTGTACACTACGCTAATTCATGGGCATTTTGCGGATAAAAATAGTGAGAGAGCTGTGGGTTTATTGGATGAGATGAAGGATAAAGGGTTGGAGCTTGACGTTTCGCTTTATGGTACCCTCATTTGGGGACTCTGTAATCTTCAGAAGGTGGATGAGGCTAAGAGTTTGTTAAATAAAATGGATGAATGTGGTCTGAAACCCAATAATATCATCTATACGAATATAATGGATGCTTGTTTTAAAGCAGGAAAAGACTCAGAGGCCATTGCCCTGTTCCACAAGATCCTGGATTCCGGGTTCCATCCTAATGTTGTGACTTATTGTGCATTGGTTGATGGTTTGTGCAAAGCAGGATCAGTTGATGAGGCACTCTCACATTTTAACAGAATGGGAGACTTAGGGTTACAACCTAATGTACGGACTTACACCGCTGTAATTGATGGTTTGTGCAAGAACGGGTGCTTGACCAAGGCTGTGCAACTGTTGGATGAAATGGTCGACAAGGGGTTGTCTCTGGACAAAGTTGTGTATACATCTCTTATGGATGGGTACCTGAAGCAGGGAAATCTCCAGCATGCCTTTGCAGTCAAGGCCAAGATGATAAACAGTGGATTGCAACTTGATCTCTATGGGTACACTTGTTTTGTATGGGGTTTTTGTAATTTAAATATGATGCCAGAAGCTAGAGAAGTTCTTTCAGAAATGATTGGAAATGGTATTCCTCCCGATACAGTAATTTACAACTGTCTGATAAACAAATACCAGAAATTGGGGAACATTGAGGAGGCCACTAGTCTTCAGAATGAAATGGAAAGTGTTTTACCCTCTTGTACAAATGGTGATACTGCTTCTGGTTCTGATGGATAAACTCGAGACATCTGCTTGTAAACAGGTAGGAGTAAAATCAATAAATAAGTAACAAAGCATCATCACCTAAAGTATTTACTATTAGTACATTATTAACTTCTTACTTTCTATACAGCATAGCAGCAAAAGCCACTGGTTTAATGCACTTCTCCTGGTATCTTGATGCTCAAATCAGTGAAGAAACTTTGTTTGATGGCAATTCTGAGAAGGCAGGCAAAAACTTCTGATTATCTGCTGACAGGCCCCATCAGACGCAAAAGGGGATCTGCTTCTCTATTAAGTTGGGAGAGTGAGAAGGAGCTCCAAGTTTTGAAATGCTCCATAGGTAACATATTGATTTCTTCTATGGTATATTATGTGAACACACATGTGTACTGGTTTTATGTATTTTTCCTTAGCCTCCCGTACATCTACAAATGACAATAATGTTGTTTCCCTATATTTGCTTAGCTGTATTTGTTAATATATTTATATAGGTACTCACACCATCTGCCATGCTTCCTAATGTTGATGCCAATGACAGATCTGTGAGTGTGTTAAGCAAGTAAATTTTTGCATGCACTTCGTCTTGATTGATTTTAATTATTTATATCTTATTAATCACTAATTTTTTGCTTGTTTAGTAGTTTGATATGTTTGCTATGACAGTGAAACATTTGGTTCTTTATTGGCACTATAATACATAGCTATATCTCTTTTCTTATGCTAGTAATAGTGACTGAACTAGCCAGCAAAAACCACTCTTACCTCCGGTCGGTTTTTTCTCTTGCACATCTCTAATGCATATTCTTGCAAATTTATTCTATCATATTGTTACCTTCATGTCTAATTCTTCTAGAGACTAGTACGTGTGTAACAGTATAGTTGAAAATGGATTCAATTCGAAatttacaatttctaatgtgtcaGCATCCATTGATTTGCAATATTTCATCTAACTGAAAACACATCAATGATTTCACTGTTTACTGAAAATCGGGCACACTCTAAGCTGTTATCTGAATATAGCATCTTCATCTTTCTCTTATTGAAAACCACTAATAGTAAGGTCCTTTTTAATCAAGAAATCTATGATACTGGCATAACTGTTTTGTTGCTGATTTAGGTTTCGTGTGGTCATGAAGAGCTCGTTGTTATTATTCTGAAACAACAGATGCCATATATTCTTTTTAGCTGTGGGATCTACTACTACTAGTTGAACAAATGGACAAAGATGTGAAGACACCATTGTATTCTTCTGGACATTGACCTGTTGAATATTATGCGAGCACACAGTGTCACAATCTGATGCCGTCCTGTCAGCCAGTGGCTCCTATGACACAGTAGTCAAATCATGTTTGTGCTCCAAGCATCATGTGTTTACATTCATGAGGCGACAAGGTTTTCCTCATGATCTATGCTGAAACACAGTCGACTCTAGTAAGATTCGCCAGAGACTGATTTTGATGTATGGCAGTATGATTCACATCCACTTGTTTCTGGTGTTAATACAGCACAGGTGAGACATCGCAGATCATAACACTGTTCTGAAAACTAAGATTTGGCACTCGTACGGTTGTACCTACTACCATTCTTCAAAGTTAGTGTCAGGGATGCACTGATCAACATAGAGGAGAATGAGTGTCGTGTTTGCAAGCTATGCCAACATACATCTACTGAGCAACATCTGAGGGCTGCACTAACATGTTCATCTTGATCTTGGGCATCGATGACCTGTTCGATCGGACCAGCCTTTCCTTCCTGCCAAGCATCAGGTGAGAAATCTACCAGAGAAAGTTGAATGTGTCCAATTTTTGCTGTCTATAGCAGCGCTCTTGAGTTTCTATTGGTCCCCTGTTTTCTAGGTTGTAATGAATTGAGTTGAGATGATGTTTTATGTTCTGATCCACTGTACATCTTACCGATGCAATCTTCTGCTTGGCCAGGTTACTGTTCAGTTATGCAAAAAGGTGCTGCTTGCAGTGAAGATGCTAGGAAATATTTTGGCGATAGTGATCAAAGAGCTGGAGTTGATAGTGATACCGTTGGTTTGTGAAGAATAAGATGGTCGGGCATTTTCTGGCCCTGATAGCAATCATTAGTTTGGTGGAGACATGACTTGAGTCCTGGAGGCTGCAGCTGCAGAGTATGCTTGAACTGTTCTTTTTCCTAGTCCAGCATCTCGTCTTGGGCTCTTAAGTCAATTGGATATTTTGAATAACTGGTCATAAACTCTATATGGAGCACCTAAACAAAGATTAGAACAGATAGGTCTAATTTTTTTCTACCAAACCGTGCTATTtatctattgattattcttcccaAGTGATGTTGCAGTTTGAGTATTGCAATAGTGTGATTGCTAATTTATTGGCTCATTCATGATATATATGCACAATCCAGTACCGTAACATTAAACATTGGATTGTTTACTTGGAACATAACACTGATTCCTGAAGCTTCCAAATCTGGGCTCTttggcaatttacttggaatataCACAATCCATTTGTCACGTTGCAGATACATTGCCTCTAAGGCTTCTTTCATTACTTTGTGGCGGATGACATGAATATCGAAACATTGATGTTATTTGTGGAGCGTGTTCTATCTATGGCTGTATAGCTCTGTTATAATTTTTCAAGTAAATCATATTGCAATAAGATTGAAAACTTATGCAACTTTGGTTCCAATCCTGAGTGAATTAGTTTTTATTTAGTTCATGTTTCGAGCAACAAGCTGGTTAGCTGTTGGCTGGCAGAACAAGCTGGGGCACTGTTGCCCACGATATAAAGTAATTATATGTTCAAGACTTATGAGTAACAAACTTGTCGAAGTATTCATAGTTTCTTGCTGGCAGTACGAAAAGTTATTTTGGATCCCGAGCACCAGTGCTCTTGTTGTATTAAAAAAAAGTAAAAAGTATATTTATGTGTACAAAAAAATTATGTAACAAAATTCTAAAAGGAGTTGATGATGTGTCCCACTAACATACAAAATCTCAGTTAGAAATATTTTGTTTTCTGAGCTACATAAAAATGACAAAGTCTGACTTCTTTTTGGAGATTTGAATACTATACTTATATCTacatatttgttatttttgtgtagcctaaaatATAGATAATTTCCAGTTGAAAGTTTACATGGTTGTGGGATACAATACTGGCTACATCataatttattttcagattttttgaaaCTTAGAAATATAATTTATAATTATTTTTTTGAAAAGGgatcactggtgcccatgtgcaccaaacTGGCAGTAGCCTTTCCTAGCTTTCAATAACCTTATGTTGATTGCATGCCTCTGACTTCTGCCTAACTCAGCAATTTACTGCTGCTATACCCCTGATAATTCTGAATAACTTCGTCTAATAAAGAGAATTCTAGGGAGTTTGTGGCTTCCCAGTGGAAGACTGGAAGGACACAGGAGCTACAAATATGTTTGAGAGAATTCTGATCGAGTTTTTGCTAGAGCCTGAACTACTAGGAGCTACTGATTCTGGGCGAAACAATGTGCCATGTCATTCGAATCTCATTCGACTATCATCCATGTCATTGTCCGGCGGCGCTGCACCTTTCGATGGCCCTGAGCTTGATGCCGTGCCTGAAGCTGAGCACGATCCCGAACTGGAGCTCCGGCGGCGACTCCATCCGCGGCGACCGGCGGAACACGTAGCGGCGGTAGAGGTGCACCATGGCCAGCTTCACCTCCTGCAGCGCGAACCGCTGCCCCACGCACGCCCTCGGGCCCAGCCCGAACGGCACGTGCGCGTAGGGGTGGCGCCGCCGCTCCTCCTCGCACCCGGCGTCGAACCGCTCCGGCCGGAACTCCCCGGGGTCCGGGAACTGCGCCGCGTCCATCGCCATCAcccccggcgccagccacacccaCGTGCCCTCCGGCAGCGCGTAGCCCCCGACCTCCACTCGCCGCGACGTCTCCCTCGCGATCAGCGGCGAGACCGTGTAGAGCCTCATCGCCTCCTTTATGACCTGGTCGAGGTAGGGGAAGTTGTGCTGGAGTTCGTCGGCGGTCGGGGCGGCGCCAGGAACGGAGCGGTCGACCTCGGCGAGCAGCTTGGCCTCGACCTCCGGGTGGCCGGCGACGAGGTACACGGCGGAGGCGAGCGTGAAGGCCGTGGTGGCCGAGCCGGCGAGGAGGTGCTCGTAGGTGAGCGCGCCCACGTACTCCGGCGTGAGCAGCTCCCTCATCCTGTCGCCGCCGTCCCGGGCGTTGAGCAGCGCCGACAGGAAGTCCCTCCGCTCCCGCCTCTTGCCCCCGTCGCGCTCCCGGCTCGCCACGATCTCCTCCACCCTCGCGCGCAGCCGCTCGTTGGTCCCCGCGATCCTCCGGTCCGCCGTCCCCGGGACCCGCCGCAGCAGCCACCGCGCGGGCGCCTGCAGCGCCGGCGCGACGAGGCCGAGCACGATGGAGAGGGACGCCGACAGGTCCATCTTGAGCGAGGTGGTCGAGTGCACGTGCTCCGCCACGAACTCCGCCGCCTCGCCGCCCCCGTCGTGCTGCGCGGAGAGCGCGAAGTCGACGCCGAACGCCGCCTGCCCGATGACGTCGGTGGCCAGCTTGAGCGCGAGgtccgagaagtcgaagtcgccgtgcTCCCCCGCGGCGAATCGTATGGTGTCGGCGGCGCGCTCGACGCAGCGGTGCATGGTGGGGATGAGATCCGCGAGGTGCGACGGCTGGTAGAGCGAGATGATGGTGTTCCTCATGGCCGACCACCGCGCGTCCCTGGTGAAGAAGAGGCCCCTCTGGTGGAGCGCGGAGCCGGCGATCGGCGACGGCAGGCTCCGGTTGGGGATGCTCTTGAACTGCCTGATGCCGACCTCCTTGCACAGCTCCGGGTCGGCCACGATCACCAGTGGCTGCCTCCCAAGATGGAACCTGATTAACCAAGCAGCACGCACGCATCAAACCAAACTCCAAAATGCACCGAGAATCTGCAAGATTAAGCACTGGGCAAAGATCACGACGAGAGATCCTGGGGAACTGACCTGAAGATGGGGCCGTATTTCTTGGCGAGGGCAGCGAAGACGTCGGGGCCATGGCGGGCGAGCAGCGGCAGGTGGCCGACGATCGGCAGCGCGGGAGGGCCCGGCACGGCCCGGACTCCCCAGTAGGGCGCGTAGAAGTAGAGCACGAAGCCGAGGAGGCAGGACGCCAGCGTGGCGATGCACGGCAACCATGCCCCTGCCTCTGCCATTGATCTCAGCTTAGCTTGACGACTGACTGCTGGGTGCTCGTGTGCTCTAGCTTGTACAGGTAAAGAATGTTGCGGAGGTTTGCTTGCAGCCGTCCATGGTGCTGCGTGAGGTCGGAGGCAAAAGAGATGGGATGGGGGAACCTGTTGATGGGTGGAACGGCCACTGTTGCGCGTGCACGTTCTTGTTCCTCCAAGTGGGGATCAGTGTAGTGTAGGACATGAGCAGAGTCTGAATATTCTTGCAGAAAATCTCACGAGTCAAGGGAAGAATCATCGCAGCTATGCTTTTTGTATAGTTCTCAACGCATCGGGGAGTAGTTGTTTTTCCCCTTATAAAGAATGGTTGTACTCAGTCAATTCCTACGGAGTTCCGTTGCATCGTGATTCATAGTCGGGTGTTGACTGAGTTTTTTTTATTTCCAGTTACAAGAGGGTTGCAATTAAAAAACATTGCAAATGGAGATGCAACTAAGAAAAGTGCTCGGGatcgttagagcatctccaccggcgttcCCAAAATAGTCGCCGGCAGGGTCACCGACACTGTTGTATGGGGGACGCCGGcagtgcatcctctatttggggaggaTGTTCGCACACCGCCAGCTCCCATACGGCAGCTcccaatttttttttctttttacaatattttgaaaaaacatatcaatcacattttattccatactatattcaataattcatacaatcacacaaataTAATTAAATTATTCATGCAATCAAACAAAtattacttaaattattcatacaatcaatcaaacaaacaaatagtacttaaattattcatacaaacaaacaaatagaaataaaatcatgcattgttggcgGCTTCTCTCCTCGCCCACAAATGCGCAGCTAGATTCGCCTTTAGTTGTACATGGATAcctgcatctcgaatttcattgtgCATATGAAGAAAATCGACAAATTATTGGGGCACATACTCAACCTCAGCAAGTGgcccttgataatcaaatggttgATCATCCTGTACAGGCTCGTCGcgctcgctctcaatgatcatgttatgcatgatcacacaggcgttcatcacctcccacatctgagactcagaccaagtgagagcagggtGCCTGACAATGACGAAACGTTGCTGAAGCACCCCAAaagcacgctcaacatccttgcgTGCTGCTTTCTGGGATGTTGCAAAATAAGCTTCATCTCGTTTGTTGGAGAgggaattgtcttcacaaatgtagcatacgtcgggtagataccatcagctagatagtaccccttgttgtatgtgtggccgtttacctcaaagtttacggcaggagcttgtccctcagctagcctagcaaacaccggagagctctgcagcacattgatatcattgtttgttcctgTCATGTCAAAAAATGCATGCTAAATCCAAAGGTCCTGGTCTTCCACCGCCTCAAGAATAACACTGCACTCACCAGTATGCCCCTTGTAGATCCCCTACCAAACAAAGGGCAATTCTTCATACAGTCAATGCTTCCGAGCATCCCAGGAAATCCTCTTGCTGCATTTTTTTCAGGATCCGAGCTGTATCATCTTctcttggtgctctcaaatagtcTTTAGCAACCGCTATGATGGCTCGGCGAAACCTGTAGAGGGTCTCTGTACATGTCGATTCTGCCATCCGTAGGTAGTCATTGGctgtatctggaggagctccgTATGAAAGACAGTGTATTGCAGCAGTGCACTTCTGAATTAAGGTGAAGCCCCACAAACCTGTGCAATCTTGCTTGGCCATGAAGTACTTGTCGTACTCCCTAACGCCGTAGACAATCTTTTAAgaacaactccttcttcatcctaaACCGACGCCAAAATTCCTTCGGCGAATGAGTCGCGTCGTCGTTGAAGTAGTTGGCGTCAAGCAGCATTGCGCCGGCTTGACGATGCcggttgatgttcctcctcttgcctTGCTTTGAGCCACCGCGACGAGGCACGATGAAGAAAGGTTGGCGAACGCGCAGCATGCTCGTCAGAATGAGCTGCTGATGTTGCCGCCGGACAGCCTGAGCGTTCTGCTCCGTGAACAGCTGCACCATCATCTCATCGTCGATGTCCATCGCGACAATCagacgaacaccttgcgggcggggCGGTTGTGCCGCGGTGGCGGCGAGCTCTGTTCCGGGCGAAACAACGGTCGCCGGTCGAGGGGGTGGCGGCCGTGTCGATGGACGACGGTTCCTAGGCATGCggcggtgtctattgcaagcaggggGCGCGTCAGCGACAGCGACGGTGGCGATCTAGAGGGGTGAAAGTCGGCTCGGGCGTGGGTAGGAGGCGGGAAATCGGTGCGTCTGGCTGCCAGGCGAAGCCCAAGCTTGTTTTCTGACGTTCCGCGAGGCGCCggtgcgcccgattcgcgccctacgCGAAGGGGCCGGTACAGGGATGCAGActattctattgggctcgaaaactagCCGCGCCGTTTGGGGCGCACCGGTGTGAGCCTATTTTCGCTCCCGGCCCCCAAAACGCTATCGggaccgccggtggagatgctcttatgtctCCTTTGTGACTCGTGCTGATCATGAGTTACAATCTaagttttttttgcgaaacacggtACAGACGTAGACGCTCACATATACgcacatacactcacccctatgaacgcacgcacaccctacacctatgagcacctccgagagaaTACGTCCAAGAAACTTCATCCGACAGGTCTTGAGATTGATGAAGTCACCACATGCGACTCGTTGTCGAcgagaacgtcgcctcccactgaagaatattctgCCTTTAAttagacaccaaagtgtcaaacctggggtttaaaCTCTGGTGGACTTTGGGTGCCACTGgcgtcctaaccatccaaccacaggttgaTCTCAGTTACAATATAAGTTGCAACCGAGATGTTATAACATTATCTCAATGTGAATGAAGTTAGTTCTTAATCGACTCAACTTTTTGTTTTCGGTCGACGAAACGATTCACGCCTTACAAAGAAATCAAATTATGGATAAGTCAACAGTTCAAAGGTCAAAGTTTACTCTCCTTTTTTGAGGGTGCCATGTCAGACATTACCTACCATTTATATTTGAGCCCAATGATCAAAAGAAATATACAAAAGATAGGAAGTTGATTTCAGAAAATTGAAATAGACAAATAGAGTGTGACATTTTGTACACCGGGCTACATGCAGCTTGTTTTATAAAAGAATTGAAATTGGTATTATTTTTTTAATGAAAGCAATTTTGCCTTATCTATTCATTAAGAAGACAGTTGCTCAACTTTTTAGACGGAAACATGGAAAACACCGGTAAAATAGGGCCAAACCCACCCAACAACACAACAGGGCCACGCCCAACCACGCCGACGACGCATCGGAGACCACAAAGGACGTCAACCACACGAACACACCCAACGGTCACATGCTCTACCAAACTAGCTGATCTCCCACCAATATCGATGAGAAGAAGCTACGTCTGCTATGAGAGGAGCACACCCGAGACGGTCCCACAAAGGTGAATAATCTTGCATTCACAAGACCATGCGCCAAAAGTGGTGCCCGACACATAAACAACCAACGATTGAGAGTCACCTTATCACCCACATGACACAAGGTTGAGCACCCTCAAagtgtagggatacgttgcatagaaaacaaaaaatttcctaccgcgagaacgcaatccaagccaagatgcaatctagaagatgggagcaacgaggggatgaacgagactaacccttgaagatttccaaagcctacaagaggaggctctcgttgctgcggtagacgatcacttgccgctttcaaaagcgcgtagaagatcttgacggtgccacaatcgggcagcacctccgtactcggtcacacgttcggtgttgatgacgacgtccttctccccgttccagcgggcagcggaagtagtagatcctcctcgaaatcctggcagcacgacggcgtggtggcggtgtcgatggagaactccggcagggcttcgcctaagcgtatgcaggagttgtatgtggaggaggggtgctagggtttggggagaggtgtgctttgggcgccggccatgaagggggcagccaaggttggaggccaagagtggccggccaccctccccttgtccctcattatataggtggaagccccaagagttgtagtccaagtcttcgaataagaccccaacactaaaacttcccaaaggtgggaaacctactcaaggggggagtcctactcaaggtgggactcccacctttccttgaggtggggctggccggccaccaaggtggagcccacctgggactcctcccccttagggtttggccggccatgctagtggagtccctccgggactccaccttccatagtgccattcttccggacttttctagaaccttctagaatctgccataaatgcaccggatcatttccaaacttggaatatgacttcctatatatgaatcttattctccgaaccattccggaactcctcgtgatgtcctggatcccatccgagactccgaacaaaacttcgaactccattccatattccatatctacttaaacgacatcaaaccttaagtgtgtcaccctacggttcgcgaactatgtagacatggttgagacttctctccgaccaataaccaatagcgggatctggagatccataatgccgaccaataaccaatagcgggatctggagatccataatggctcctacatattcaacgatgacttagtgatcgaatgaaccattcacatacgataccaattccctttgtcacgcgatattttacttgtccgaggtttgatcatcggtatcactctataccttgttcaacctcgtctcctgacaagtactctttactcgtaccgtggtatgtggtatcttatgaacttattcatatgcttgcaagacattagacgacattccaccgagagggcccagagtatatctatccgtcatcgggatggacaaatcccactattgatccatatgcctcaactcatactttccggatacttaatcccacctttataaccacccatttacgcagtggcatttgatgtaatcaaagtacctttccagcataagtgatttacatgatctcatggtcgaaaggactaggtaactatgtatcgaaaagcttatagcaaataacttaatgacgtgatcttatgctacgcttaattgggtgtgtccattacatcattcatataatgacataaccttgttattaataacatccaatgttcatgatcatgaaactatgatcatctattaatcaacaagctagttatacaagaggcttactagggactccttgttcacataacacacatgtatcaatgtttcggttaatacaattatagcatggtatgtaaacattatcataaacacaaagatatattataataaccattttattattgcctctt
It includes:
- the LOC127313207 gene encoding cytochrome P450 711A1, producing the protein MAEAGAWLPCIATLASCLLGFVLYFYAPYWGVRAVPGPPALPIVGHLPLLARHGPDVFAALAKKYGPIFRFHLGRQPLVIVADPELCKEVGIRQFKSIPNRSLPSPIAGSALHQRGLFFTRDARWSAMRNTIISLYQPSHLADLIPTMHRCVERAADTIRFAAGEHGDFDFSDLALKLATDVIGQAAFGVDFALSAQHDGGGEAAEFVAEHVHSTTSLKMDLSASLSIVLGLVAPALQAPARWLLRRVPGTADRRIAGTNERLRARVEEIVASRERDGGKRRERRDFLSALLNARDGGDRMRELLTPEYVGALTYEHLLAGSATTAFTLASAVYLVAGHPEVEAKLLAEVDRSVPGAAPTADELQHNFPYLDQVIKEAMRLYTVSPLIARETSRRVEVGGYALPEGTWVWLAPGVMAMDAAQFPDPGEFRPERFDAGCEEERRRHPYAHVPFGLGPRACVGQRFALQEVKLAMVHLYRRYVFRRSPRMESPPELQFGIVLSFRHGIKLRAIERCSAAGQ
- the LOC127313206 gene encoding uncharacterized protein; the protein is MLSLPLRRHLLFIHSRRKPSFLPFSIAATAISTLPTAAAAATSISNRRRQPHPLQAVPASILLSHPLPSAAHLCLAAHLLARARLFPHSRSLLSRLLAPGHRPHLAAPLVDLLHRAALALGPRRSALPSVVDTLLSLLADRGLLEGAVLALARARELRVPPNTRTCNHILLRLARERRGGLVRQLFDQVPLPNVFTFNIVIDFLCKEGDLVEARALFSRMKAIGCSPDVVTYNSLIDGHGKCGELEEVERLVGEMRGRGCRPDVVTYNALVNCFCKFGRMERACSYFAEMKREGVAANVVTLSTFVDAFCKEGMVREAMKLFAQMRMRGMAPNEVTYTCLVDGTCKAGRLDDALVLLDEMVKQGVPLNVVTYTVLVDALCKEGKVVEAEDVFRMMERAGVKANELVYTTLIHGHFADKNSERAVGLLDEMKDKGLELDVSLYGTLIWGLCNLQKVDEAKSLLNKMDECGLKPNNIIYTNIMDACFKAGKDSEAIALFHKILDSGFHPNVVTYCALVDGLCKAGSVDEALSHFNRMGDLGLQPNVRTYTAVIDGLCKNGCLTKAVQLLDEMVDKGLSLDKVVYTSLMDGYLKQGNLQHAFAVKAKMINSGLQLDLYGYTCFVWGFCNLNMMPEAREVLSEMIGNGIPPDTVIYNCLINKYQKLGNIEEATSLQNEMESVLPSCTNGDTASGSDG